The genomic DNA AAGTGTATACACCGGCACCGGTTATTAGAAAGGACATCGTTTGATTGCCAACATTTCCTGTGGTATAAATTCCTTGGATATTTGCCGTAGCTACGATATCACCCATTGTATACACGCTACCCAAACCGCCTTGCGCCACTGGAACAAACCAGTTATTCAAATTGGCCTGGGCAAAAAGAATACTGTTCGCTCCTCTCAAAGCTCCGAGAACGCCCTGTGCTGCTGCGTCGCCTGCTTGTTCTTTAATTTCCATGTACTTCGGTATTGCCACTGCTGCCAATATACCGATGATGATGATAACTATGATCAATTCTATGAGGGTAAAACCTTTATTACTGTTGAGCGTCTTCATTGGTGTGCCTCCTGGTGTGGTCTTCCCCGAATTTTGTCATTAATACTGCAAAGCCTGTGCCGCCACCAAAACTTCCTTGCTCGTAGCGTTCTGCAATGGTTTTTATATACCGTAGCGCATATCAAATTGCAACAGATATAATAAAATAGAGCATCGATGCAAGACAAAAATCATTCTCAAATAGAATTCTCTCTATAAAGCCGGGCAGTGCAAGACATCTTGTTGCGAAAGAACAACAATTTTTGTGAAAAGGAACAACACTTTTTGTAGCTTTTCTAGACCCCTATCTCGTACTTCTTCACCCTGTACCACATGCTGCGCTCTGAAATTCCGAGAAGCTTTGCAGCCTTCGTTTGTGAACCCTGAACCTTCTTGAGGGCGTCGATGATC from Syntrophorhabdaceae bacterium includes the following:
- a CDS encoding prepilin-type N-terminal cleavage/methylation domain-containing protein — its product is MKTLNSNKGFTLIELIIVIIIIGILAAVAIPKYMEIKEQAGDAAAQGVLGALRGANSILFAQANLNNWFVPVAQGGLGSVYTMGDIVATANIQGIYTTGNVGNQTMSFLITGAGVYT